The following coding sequences are from one Strix uralensis isolate ZFMK-TIS-50842 chromosome 6, bStrUra1, whole genome shotgun sequence window:
- the NIFK gene encoding LOW QUALITY PROTEIN: MKI67 FHA domain-interacting nucleolar phosphoprotein (The sequence of the model RefSeq protein was modified relative to this genomic sequence to represent the inferred CDS: inserted 1 base in 1 codon) — translation MAAAAAAEAAAPAVTAPAPAPFLALEPRLQREFQQKVQRVRNNRAAQEELTPGVVYVGHLPRGLCEPQIYAYFEQFGTVKRLRLSRSKKTGGSKGYAFIEFESDDVAKIVADTMNNYLFCERLLKCQFMSPERVHENLFKNSNRIFLKPSQPAVRRYNKIRSLVQKAKMTKRLLRKEKLLRKRLAEKGLDYDFPGFAAQELSIKGKNVKTSKKSKLNTSLSSQDPTPVCTPTMLERRKAFQADDNAEDNEITLRLPPASVKNAVQRPKKQPXKKSKPEETEIDLKF, via the exons atggcggcggcggcggcggctgaggcggcggcgccggcggTGACCGCGCCCGCACCCGCACCGTTCCTGGCCTTGGAGCCGCGGCTGCAGCGCGAGTTCCAGCAGAAGGTGCAGCGGGTCCGCAACAACCGGGCGGCCCAG GAGGAGCTGACGCCGGGCGTGGTGTATGTGGGGCACCTCCCGCGGGGGCTCTGCGAGCCGCAGATCTACGCGTACTTCGAGCAGTTCGGGACGGTGAAGCGGCTGCGGCTCTCGAGAAGCAAGAAG ACTGGAGGTAGCAAAGGCTATGCATTTATAGAGTTTGAGTCTGATGACGTGGCTAAGATTGTTGCAGACACAATGAACAACTACCTGTTTTGTGAAAGACTGCTAAAGT GTCAGTTCATGTCTCCTGAAAGGGTCCATGAAAACCTCTTCAAAAACAGTAACAGAATATTTCTGAAGCCTTCTCAGCCAGCTGTCAGGCGGTACAATAAGATACGTTCACTTGTTCAGAAGGCAAAGATGACAAAGCGGCTGCTGCGAAAGGAGAAACTTTTACGGAAGAGGCTGGCTGAAAAGGGCCTTGATTATGACTTCCCAGGATTT GCTGCACAGGAGCTTTccataaagggaaaaaatgttaaaacatcTAAGAAGTCAAAACTGAATACTTCTTTGAGCAGCCAG GATCCTACTCCAGTCTGTACTCCAACAATGCTCGAGCGCCGGAAAGCTTTCCAGGCAGATGACAACGCAGAGGACAATGAAATAACTCTCAGACTGCCGCCTGCCAGTGTTAAGAATGCTGTGCAGAGACCAAAGAAGCAGC AGAAAAAGTCCAAacctgaagaaacagaaatagacTTAAAATTTTGA